A single window of Oncorhynchus keta strain PuntledgeMale-10-30-2019 chromosome 34, Oket_V2, whole genome shotgun sequence DNA harbors:
- the LOC118367283 gene encoding terminal nucleotidyltransferase 5A-like, whose translation MSEEDNSCTGASTIAEVESSNISVLGWEQVQRLDAILTETIPIHGRGNFPTLEMKPRQIVKVVRSRMEERNIHVRDVRLNGSAASHVLHEDSGLGYKDLDLIFCADMKGESDFQIVKDIVLDCLLDFLPDGVNKQKISPLTLKEAYVQKMVKVCNDSDHWSLISLSNNRGKNVELKFVDSLRRQFEFSVDSFQIKLDSLLLFYECSENPMAETFHPTIVGESVFGDFGAALDHLRQKVICTRNPEEIRGGGLLKYCHLLVRGFHADSETEMKSLQRYMCSRFFIDFSDISEQQRKLESYLQNHFVGLEDRKYDYLMTLHGVVNESTVCLMGHERRQTLGLIAMLAVRVLAEQNFIPNVANVTCYYQPAAYVADGNFSNYYIAQVQPMFHCQRHAYSTWLPCN comes from the exons ATGTCTGAAGAAGATAATAGCTGCACTGGTGCTAGTACTATAGCTGAGGTTGAAAGCAGCAATATCAGCGTTCTCGGCTGGGAACAAGTGCAGCGCCTTGATGCCATCCTGACGGAGACCATTCCCATCCACGGCCGGGGAAACTTCCCCACTTTGGAGATGAAACCCCGACAAATAGTGAAAGTGGTGCGTAGTCGCATGGAGGAAAGGAATATCCACGTCCGGGACGTGCGGCTTAACGGGTCTGCTGCAAGCCACGTTCTTCACGAGGATAGCGGACTGGGCTACAAGGACCTTGACCTAATCTTTTGCGCGGATATGAAAGGGGAAAGTGATTTTCAGATTGTGAAGGATATCGTTTTGGACTGTCTCCTGGACTTCTTACCTGACGGGGTGAATAAGCAAAAAATATCACCATTGACTTTAAAG GAAGCCTATGTGCAGAAGATGGTGAAGGTGTGCAATGATTCAGACCACTGGagcctcatctccctctccaatAACAGAGGCAAGAACGTGGAGCTCAAGTTCGTAGACTCTCTGAGGCGGCAGTTTGAGTTTAGCGTGGACTCCTTCCAGATCAAGCTGGACTCCCTGCTGCTATTCTATGAATGCTCTGAGAATCCCATGGCCGAGACCTTCCATCCCACCATCGTGGGTGAGAGTGTGTTTGGGGACTTTGGTGCTGCCCTCGACCACCTACGCCAGAAGGTGATCTGCACCCGCAACCCAGAGGAGATCCGGGGCGGCGGCCTGCTCAAGTACTGTCACCTGCTGGTAAGAGGCTTTCACGCCGACTCCGAGACAGAGATGAAGTCCCTGCAGCGTTACATGTGCTCGCGCTTCTTCATCGACTTCTCGGATATCAGCGAGCAGCAGCGCAAGCTGGAGTCCTACCTGCAAAACCACTTTGTGGGTCTGGAAGACCGCAAGTACGACTACTTGATGACCCTGCATGGGGTGGTCAACGAGAGTACGGTGTGCCTGATGGGACATGAGAGGCGGCAGACACTGGGGCTGATCGCCATGCTGGCGGTGCGCGTGCTGGCCGAGCAGAACTTCATCCCGAACGTGGCTAACGTCACCTGCTACTACCAGCCAGCCGCCTACGTGGCAGACGGTAACTTCAGTAACTACTACATAGCCCAGGTACAGCCCATGTTCCACTGCCAGCGGCATGCCTACTCCACTTGGCTACCCTGCAACTGA